From a single Micromonas commoda chromosome 5, complete sequence genomic region:
- a CDS encoding predicted protein — translation MAGKGGAKAARQVAAADSVPPSNNVSADAVKTIVKPPGVTAFRPRVPAPTLDGGGSPEPGSSAGGSPGSTGGAATPSPGRIANAASRLQAQLSQFTEGLARTDAMLLAGTEELTRSTERQSKSAYDFTGSMLGMVRDSHANVSAAKTRVQAQRKAFNDLNAERDSLRVEKESLAHAVEDAAARLADKDAELEVVNESRRILEKEVDAKAKRLAQTEAKVESLNDQNAQLGAQIAAKEREVNDAEARRRELSARHEELERTLAAAQLARDRASAKATALEEANAALEEEIAAGEEAVLALQRQTEESFSALQADREALLARNDALQRQMRESQARLDAVREEAAAIIAEEQGRTEELEAAYEETLLELEEKGGEGTLRPMLVEAQNREREALDRVEELERKLRELRTTRG, via the coding sequence AAGCCCCCCGGCGTTACGGCGTTCCGGCCGCGCGTGCCCGCCCCGACgctcgacgggggcggcAGCCCCGAGCccgggtcgtccgcgggaggTTCCCCCGGATCGaccggcggggcggcgacgccctcgcccggacgcatcgccaacgcggcgtccaggcTGCAGGCGCAGCTCTCGCAGTTCACCGAGGGTCTCGCGAGGACCGACGCGATGCTGCTGGCGGGGACGGAGGAGTTGACGCGGAGCACCGAGCGCCAGAGCAAGAGCGCGTACGACTTTACCGGATCGATGCTCGGGATGGTTCGGGACTCGCACGCGAAcgtgtccgcggcgaagacgcgcgTGCAGGCGCAGCGCAAGGCGTTCAACGATCTcaacgccgagcgcgactcCTTACGCGTCGAGAAGGAAtccctcgcgcacgccgtggaggacgccgcggcgagactCGCGGACaaggacgccgagctcgaggtggTCAACGAATCGAGGCGAATCCTGGAGAAGGAGGTGGATGCCAAAGCCAAGCGGCTCGCGCAGACGGAGGCCAAAGTCGAGTCGCTCAACGACCAAAACGCTCAACTCGGCGCGCagatcgcggcgaaggagcgcgaggtgaacgacgccgaggcaCGAAGGCGCGAGCTGTCCGCGAGgcacgaggagctcgaacggacgctcgcggccgcacagctggcgaggGACCGGGCGAGCGCCAAAGCcacggcgctggaggaggcgaacgcggcgctcgaggaggagatcgcggccggggaggaggcggtgctGGCGCTGCAGCGACAGACGGAGGAGTCGTTCAGCGCACTACAGGCGGATCGGGAGGCGCTGCTCGCTCGTAACGACGCGCTGCAGCGGCAGATGCGCGAGTCGCAGGCTCGACTGGACGCCGTGCGGGAagaagccgcggcgatcatcgcggaggagcagGGACGgacggaggagctcgaggcggcgtacGAGGAGACGCTGCTGGAGCTGGAGGAGAAGGGGGGCGAGGGGACGCTGAGGCCCATGCTCGTGGAGGCGCAGAACAGGGAGCGGGAGGCGCTggaccgcgtcgaggagctcgagcgaaaACTGCGCGAGTTGCGAACCACGCGGGGGTGA
- a CDS encoding predicted protein, which produces MATGDASPRGFYSAEAADEDRVWRRHARAPELESTTARFRAADLAGDLPKIPRPESRCVAGTTWSGSRGACVADAIDARYGISAASTGGGGGFDFRAHFPAVLSLLLAFSVCVVVVATSLLLAFALARAGSLVLARGARRIKKIARRVQEDMTRKMKEADDPARSRRAGYAAAAAATIGALAEICARLLGWIHDRLDETYARTHATSRVPASPTPASQGDDNVDPPRGVELGAIVGAALAAHVPTGTGGLDRERLRSCATQMARALARRLVRGGARGAAATATAADEEEFAGAFVGACELAWREGAGTSRVQTPTGTKKKKKIGEPRASAEPGDGAGESRSSSTTSSPVVVEASTVTGNGSRNGSPSGATGSASTTTSDDKPMRPATHRPVTGRNGRATRTTNEEGVTHEGSPGGSWFQGLAKTWETMTTGPAEHATAADDDAAEAGGRGKKKNDNGDNPGRRDDRKRSSEWDSDDEDEDEDDEVSGSVTTSPTKTSSWGLALPGVGGSPRRAMRSIMRVASAADDKQLRVLDMAVRMREVLSSERANALAEKRLTLSARALEAQRLNLDVAHEANELHSEANTIARSSLERKDVAARKAEAEKALGETRAALADAFYAGLVVVLCTTLAGGWRRAMAALDSVIGVCPRPAGGTGFSGAAWAIVGGGPGPLDYAWCVTRAFVRAAWGGLLLLFVGWKLLQYNVVTNYQSAPAFVLLVVLGGGCGQLGRSAVDSLGGDGDLWLRMWGGYMCAAAACTWRADFVTSACRKIGPFGRLVFYAAFGAVAPFCVGAAPFEDTFGAFAESLIDRAMFWGETVVRAVEDAGDIIGFGFLWGPAGR; this is translated from the coding sequence atggcgacgggcgacgcctCCCCGCGGGGCTTTTacagcgccgaggcggcggacgaagACCGCGTTTGGAGGCGccacgcgcgggcgccggagctcgagtcgacgacggcgcggttccgcgcggcggacctcgcgggcgacctGCCGAAGATCCCGCGCCCGGAGTCGAGGTGCGTCGCGGGCACGACGTGgtcgggttcgcgcggcgcgtgcgtcgccgacgcgatcgacgcgcgatacggcatctccgcggcgtcgaccggcggcggcggtggcttcGACTTTCGCGCGCACTTCCCGGCGGTGCTCTCGCTGctcctcgccttctccgtgtgcgtcgtcgtcgtcgcgacgtcgctccTGCTCGCCTTTgcgctggcgcgcgcgggatcccTCGTCctggcgcgcggggctcggaGGATCAAGAAGATCGCGAGGAGGGTGCAGGAGGATATGACGCGGAAGAtgaaggaggcggacgatccggcgcgctcgcggcgcgcggggtacgcggcggccgccgccgcgacgatcggcgcgctcgccgagatcTGCGCCCGACTCCTCGGGTGGATACACGACAGGCTCGACGAGACCTACGCGCGCacgcacgcgacgtcgcgcgtccccgcgtcgcccacccccgcgtcccaAGGCGACGACAACGTcgatcccccgcgcggcgtcgagctcggcgccatcgtgggcgcggcgctcgcggcgcacgtcccCACCGGTACAGGCGGGTTGGACCGCGAGCGGCTGCGATCGTGCGCGACCCAGATGGCGCGAGCCCtggcgcgacgcctcgttcggggcggggcgcgcggagcggcggcgacggcgacggcggcggatgaggaggagttcgcgggcgcgttcgtggGCGCGTGCGAGCTGGCgtggcgcgagggcgcgggaacGTCGAGGGTTCAAAccccgacggggacgaaaaagaagaagaagatTGGCGaaccgcgagcgagcgccgagcccggcgacggcgccggcgaatcgaggagctcgtcgacgacgtcctcgcccgtcgtcgtcgaggcgtcgACCGTTACCGGAAACGGTTCCCGAAACGGTTCCCCTTCCGGTGCGACggggagcgcgtcgaccaCGACGTCCGACGACAAGCCCATGCGCCCGGCGACTCACCGACCGGTGACGGGGCGGAACggccgggcgacgcgaacgacaaACGAAGAGGGCGTCACGCACGAGGGCTCACCGGGAGGGAGCTGGTTCCAGGGACTCGCGAAGACGTGGgagacgatgacgacggggcccgcggagcacgcgaccgccgccgacgacgacgccgccgaagccggcggcCGAGGAAAGAAAAAGAATGACAATGGCGACAAccccggacgacgagacgacCGGAAGCGATCGTCCGAGTGGgattccgacgacgaagacgaagacgaagacgatgAGGTCTCCGGGTCCGTCACGACGTCGCCCACGAAGACTTCCTCCTGGGGCCTCGCGctgcccggcgtcggcgggtctcctcgtcgcgccatGCGATCCATcatgcgcgtcgcgtcggccgcggatGATAAGCAGCTGCGGGTGCTGGACATGGCGGTTCGCATGCGCGAGGTGCTCTCTtcggagcgcgcgaacgcgctcgcggagaagcgACTGACGctctccgcgagggcgttggAGGCGCAGCGACTGAACCTggacgtcgcgcacgaggcgAACGAACTGCACTCGGAGGCGAACACCATCGCGCGATCGAGCCTCGAGCgcaaggacgtcgccgcgcgcaaagccgaggcggagaaggcgctcggggagacccgcgcggcgctggcggacgcTTTCTACGCCGGACTGGTGGTGGTGTTGTgcacgacgctcgcggggggTTGGCGCagggcgatggcggcgctggactcGGTCATTGGCGTGTGTCCGAGGCCCGCGGGCGGGACCGGTttctccggcgcggcgtgggccatcgtgggcggcggccccGGCCCGCTGGACTACGCGTGGTGCGTGACCCGCGCCTTTGTCAGGGCGGCGTGGGGCGGGCTTTTACTCCTGTTTGTCGGGTGGAAGCTCCTCCAGTACAACGTGGTGACCAACTACcagagcgcgcccgcgtttgTGCTGCTGGtggtgctcggcggcggatgcgggcAGCTCGGTCGGAGCGCGGTGGACTCGTTGGGTGGGGACGGGGATTTGTGGCTGCGCATGTGGGGCGGGTACATGTGtgcagcggcggcgtgcacgtGGAGGGCGGATTTCGTGACTTCGGCGTGTCGCAAGATTGGTCCATTCGGCCGGTTGGTTTTTTACGCAGCCTTCGGCGCGGTGGCTCCCTTttgcgtcggcgcggcgccgttcgagGACACCTTCGGCGCCTTTGCAGAGTCGCTCATAGATCGCGCGATGTTCTGGGGGGAGACGGTGGTACgagccgtcgaggacgccggcgacatCATCGGCTTTGGGTTCCTCTGGGGCCCCGCCGGGCGCTGA
- the HLIP gene encoding high light induced protein like protein (CAB/ELIP/HLIP superfamily of proteins; ChloroP predicts 43 aa cTP but TargetP predicts 9 aa Mitochondrial, signalP gives 28 aa cTP; expressed; putatively chloroplast targeted): MACVAQIRGVPATAPRLSLLGNRRAVRGKRMSAVMNATETDVVAETKQMLKEGGVTVEYQRRKAKEMVKFFKQQAYDQAVEDSQVFGWTPKNEINNGRWTMFGLLVGMMTEYATGVDFIDQIKLTISVLGIADIYD; encoded by the exons ATGGCCTGCGTCGCCCAgattcgcggcgtccccgccaCCGCTCCCCGCCTCTCGCTCCTCGGCAACAGGCGCGCCG TCCGCGGCAAGCGCATGTCCGCCGTGATGAACGCCACGGAGACTGACGTGGTGGCCGAGACCAAGCAGATGCTCAAGGAGGGCGGGGTGACCGTGGAGTACCAGCGTcgcaaggcgaaggagatgGTCAAGTTCTTCAAGCAGCAGGCGTACGATCAGGCTGTGGAGGACTCGCAGGTGTTTGGATGGACGCCCAAGAACGAGATCAACAACGGCAGGTGGACCATGTTCGGACTCCTCGTGGGCATGATGACGGAGTACGCCACCGGCGTGGACTTCATCGATCAGATCAAGCTCACCATCTCCGTCCTCGGCATCGCCGACATTTACGATTAA
- a CDS encoding predicted protein, with product MSGVFCLYIRVKLKTDAIAEFLERWGKLASHVRANEPETLSYELCRSDQNEDEFMIVERYPSRAQLEDPHQTSEEFKAFKEWWTSSGVVLEKSGMSCVETGVGYMSK from the coding sequence ATGTCCGGGGTGTTCTGCCTGTACATCAGGGTCAAGCTCAAgacggacgcgatcgcggagTTTCTGGAGCGATGGGGCAAGCTCGCCTCTCACGTCAGGGCGAACGAGCCCGAGACGTTGTCCTACGAACTGTGCAGGAGCGACCAGAACGAGGACGAGTTCATGATCGTGGAGAGGtacccgagccgcgcgcagctcgaggatcCCCATCAAACGTCCGAGGAGTTCAAGGCTTTCAAGGAGTGGTGGACCTCGAGCGGGGTGGTGTTGGAGAAGAGCGGCATGTCTTGCGTCGAGACCGGCGTGGGGTACATGTCAAAGTGA
- the CTPA gene encoding photosystem II D1 protease (Has PDZ and Peptidase_S41 domains) yields the protein MHRAASAPVVLPAGMRARALPCRARVAARASRPARKSLGTAHRGRVLETTDGDAEAFEDLIGASEARDADARRDALSSRLFARARRGAAAAAAAAAVAACAGGFAAPPADAITANNLLFLEAWRAVDKAYVDKTFNGVSWFKYREETVKRTPMDSIDQTYDAIRAMLAKLDDPFTRFLEPEKYASLSESTMSANITGVGVEMAYGESDAEIVVVAPTPGGPADEAGVRPADRITAVDGRPVAGLSLYEVADALQGPASSEVDVSLRRGGEDVAVRITRRSYALVPVRAQLCSPAAGTGTKMEYVRLTTFNQLSGAKVAEAVRSGLENGADAFVLDLRSNSGGLFPGALEIANTFMRRGAGIVLIADSDGVRDVFETDGVKTLAPDAPLTLLVDKGTASASEVLAGALRDNKRAAILGDTATFGKGLIQTVVPLTDGSAVSVTVARYQTPSGADINKVGIRPDAPLPVVSGADGQESALPTEPGAFCAVVAADEGVAKALFPR from the coding sequence atgcatcgcgccgcctctGCGCCTGTCGTGCTCCCCGCGgggatgcgcgcgcgggcccttccctgtcgcgcgcgggtcgcggcgcgcgcatcgcgacCCGCGAGGAAAAGCCTCGGGAccgcccatcgcgggcgcgtcctcgaaaccaccgacggcgacgccgaggcgttcgaAGACCTCATCGGCGCGTccgaagctcgcgacgcggacgcgcgccgggaCGCTCTGTCCTCCCGCctgttcgcgcgcgcgcggcgcggcgcggcggcggcggcggcggcggcggcggtggcggcgtgcgcgggcggTTTCGCGGCACCCCCGGCGGACGCCATCACCGCCAACAACCTGCTGTTTTTGGaggcgtggcgcgcggtggacaagGCGTACGTGGACAAGACGTTCAACGGCGTTTCGTGGTTCAAGTACCGCGAGGAGACGGTGAAGCGCACGCCCATGGACTCCATCGACCAGACCTACGACGCGATccgcgcgatgctcgccaAGCTGGACGACCCGTTCACGCGATTCCTCGAGCCGGAGAAGTACGCGTCGCTCTCGGAGAGCACCATGAGCGCCAACatcaccggcgtcggcgtggagaTGGCGTACGgcgagagcgacgcggagatcGTGGTGGTCGCTCCGACACCGGGCGggcccgcggacgaggcgggggTGCGACCCGCGGACAGGATCACCGCCGTGGACGGCCGACCCGTCGCGGGCCTCTCCCTGTACGaagtcgccgacgcgttgcagggcccggcgtcgtccgaggtggacgtctcgctccggcgcggcggcgaggacgtcgcggttcGGATCACGCGGCGGAGTTACGCGCTGGTGCCCGTGCGCGCGCAGCTCTgttcccccgcggcgggcaccgGGACGAAGATGGAGTACGTTCGGCTGACGACGTTCAACCAGCTCTCGGGCGCGAAagtcgcggaggcggtgagAAGCGGTCTCGagaacggcgccgacgcgttcgtgctGGATCTGCGGTCCAACTCGGGCGGGTTGTTCCCGGGCGCGCTGGAGATTGCGAACACGTTCATGCGCAGGGGTGCCGGCATCGTTTTGATCGCCGACTCGGACGGCGTGAGGGACGTGTTCGAGACGGATGGGGTCaagacgctcgcgccggatgCGCCGCTGACGCTGCTGGTGGACAAGGgaacggcgagcgcgtcggaggtgctcgcgggggcgctgAGGGACAACAAgcgcgccgccatcctcggcgacaCCGCGACGTTCGGCAAGGGGCTCATTCAGACCGTCGTGCCCCTCACCGACGGGAGCGCGGTGTCCGTGACGGTGGCGCGGTACCAGACCCCGTCTGGCGCGGACATCAACAAGGTGGGGATTCGCCCAGACGCGCCGTTGCCCGTGGTGAGTGGAGCTGACGGGCAGGAGTCCGCGTTGCCGACCGAGCCGGGGGCGTTttgcgccgtcgtcgccgcggacgagggcgtcgcgaaAGCGCTGTTTCCGCGATGA
- a CDS encoding predicted protein — translation MAPRGRGRRKVNGANRSVVDLFRKMRDAARLAGLVAFLRLLLLLALVNPTAATDRTLCFQLPGELRPRPGARRAATYPNSTADRCVTRALWDIQAASMHRVRGADDAGADATALRCVPAQEAFLCDRRLGDPNELFVCELTDAGPGSTLTTAMDACVWPVCEQICASAPPGGTKTADDWEMTRACGRCERACDAEGFKPQTSSAGQNQNSSPGRRFCAGIAAAAGSGGDAETRARAAYAYALGGWTGGWSGISAAATGAGAAASTAAATAAASTAASTAAAASTAATTTAAAAASTAAATTAAVATTAALTGNFFVVSARVALLFVAFKSVLQHFIVVAPPGFGWNPVPNRPGGHPNPGGPHPGWPPIPPAPTWKAPPPYSWAPSPPPATFTKPPPPPATSSSPPPPPAPTPGGQCPGVADPAFTCVGECGLCIYFPGEEDPNCCCDADCSSFGDCCGDFDACCPAGTFAAKHAFDASALGKKSVFSGARRGSSFGGVRTVSGSPFDGVRTVSGSPSGATGRDARPRTAGDEAARLSTRGATVGARRAKEGGHARVAARSARILDLD, via the coding sequence atggcgccgcggggcagAGGTCGCCGCAAGGTGAACGGAGCGAATCGCTCTGTAGTGGATCTCTTTAGAAagatgcgcgacgcggccaGACTGGCGGGGCTCGTCGCCTTCCTTCgactgctgctgctgctcgcCCTGGTGAacccgaccgcggcgactgACAGGACGCTCTGCTTCCAACTCCCCGGGGAGTTACGACCCAgacccggcgcgcggcgtgccgCCACCTACCCGAACTCGACCGCCGATCGATGCGTCACCAGGGCGCTGTGGGACATCCAGGCGGCGTCCATGCACCGCGTgaggggcgccgacgacgccggcgccgacgccaccgcgctgcgCTGCGTCCCCGCGCAGGAAGCCTTCCTCTGCGAccgacgcctcggcgacccGAACGAGCTCTTCGTCTGCGAACTCACCGACGCCGGGCCCGGGTCGACGTTAacgacggcgatggacgcgtgcgTGTGGCCGGTCTGCGAGCAGATCtgcgcgtcggcacccccgggtgggacgaagacggcggacGACTGGGAGATGACGAGGGCGTGCGGCAGGTGCGAGCGAgcgtgcgacgcggagggcTTCAAACCCCAAACGTCCTCCGCCGGCCAAAACCAAAACTCCTCACCGGGCCGGCGGTTCtgcgcgggcatcgccgccgccgcgggttccggaggggacgcggagacgcgcgcgcgcgccgcgtacgcgtaCGCGCTCGGAGGGTGGACCGGGGGTTGGTCCGggatctccgcggcggcgacgggggcgggggcggctgcgtccaccgccgccgcaaccgccgccgcgtccaccgccgcgtccaccgccgccgccgcgtccaccgccgcgaccaccaccgccgccgccgccgcatccaccgccgccgcaaccaccgccgccgtggcgaccaccgcggcgctgaccgGTAACTtcttcgtcgtctccgcgcgcgtcgcgctgctcTTCGTGGCGTTCAAATCGGTGCTTCAACacttcatcgtcgtcgcgccgccggggttcgGCTGGAACCCCGTCCCGAACCGACCGGGCGGGCACCCGAACCCCGGGGGCCCGCACCCCGGCTGGCCCCcgatcccgcccgcgcccacgtggaaggcgccgccgccgtactcgtgggcgccgtcgccgccgcccgcgacctTTACCaaaccgcccccgccgcccgcgacgtcgtcgtcgccgccgccgccccccgcgcccaccccCGGGGGTCAGTGCCCCGGCGTGGCCGATCCCGCCTTCACCTGCGTCGGCGAGTGCGGCCTGTGCATATACTTCCCCGGGGAGGAGGACCCGAACTGCTGCTGCGACGCCGATTGCTCGTCCTTCGGCGACTGCTGTGGAGATTTTGACGCGTGCTGCCCCGCGGGAACCTTCGCCGCCAAacacgcgttcgacgcgagtGCGCTCGGGAAAAAGTCGGTCTTCTCGGGGGCCAGGCGGGGATCGTCTTTCGGTGGGGTCCGGACGGTCTCTGGAAGCCCTTTCGATGGCGTCCGGACGGTCTCTGGAAGCCcatccggcgcgacgggacgcgacgcgaggccgcgcacggctggcgacgaggcggcgcggctgtcgacgaggggcgcgaccgtcggggcgaggagggcgaagGAGGGAGGGCACGCGCGGGTagccgcgaggtcggcgcggatcctcgacctcgactgA
- a CDS encoding Ca2+:Cation antiporter family (sodium ion:calcium ion+potassium ion antiporter), which translates to MCLVVALVFWILGDTAERYFCPVVRTLADRWNLAPATAGVTLLALGNGAPDVFASLAAAAAAAGATAAAGAIVSAGMFVSGAVVGAVALVAAPFPVDPRPFRRDVSCYLAAVIVTAVVVADGKVHAWEAAALPAYYVAFVGYVVWCDARTDPGAKEPSSTASRLVDRARRWFATRWREREGGSFGFGFGFGGDSALRRALDATTLVCLVAPLEVARRATIPCGDPKRWNRFYACANAALSPLLLTHLVVSFSGLELGFGGSLGSGGLEFAVGVGMASFAAAAVLWRVTADDAPPRWWDANGLVDAVAFLCSVAWIAAAARELTECLAAIGDVLGVTPASLSVTVLAIGNSLGDLAADVATARSGQPTMAVAACFSGPLFNMAVGLGGSFAIATWGRGGDPLPLAMHPTVAVGFVFLIVGLVATASLVPMRGYVVTRGHGYGLIALYVTYMACAVAVEVLTDGGGGGTMSESAPARWR; encoded by the exons ATgtgcctcgtcgtcgcgctcgtgttCTGGATCCTCGGGGACACCGCGGAGCGGTACTTCTGCCCGGTGGTGaggacgctcgcggaccGATGGAACCTCGCGCCAgccaccgccggcgtcaCGCTGCTGGCGCTGGGCAACGGCGCCCCAGACGTCTTCgcatcgctcgcggc cgccgccgccgccgccggcgccaccgcggcggcgggcgcgatcgtGAGCGCGGGGATGTTCGtgtccggcgcggtcgtcggcgccgtggcgctcgtcgcggcgccgttcccggTGGACCCCCGACCCTTCCGGAGAGACGTGTCGTGCTACCTCGCGGCTGTCATCGTCAcagccgtcgtcgtcgccgacggtaAAGTGCAcgcgtgggaggcggcggcgcttccGGCGTATTACGTCGCGTTCGTGGGGTACGTCGTGtggtgcgacgcgcggacggaTCCGGGGGCGAAGGAAC cgtcgtcgaccgcgagtcgactcgtcgaccgcgcccgccgctggttcgcgacgcgatggagggAAAGGGAAGGCGGCagttttggttttggttttggttttggcgGTGATTcggcgcttcgccgcgcgctcgatgcgACGACGCTGGTGTGtctcgtcgcgcccctcgaggttgcgcgccgcgcgacgatcccaTGCGGGGATCCCAAACGGTGGAACAGGTTTTACGCGTGCGCCAACGCTGCGCTGTCGCCGCTTTTGCTGACGCACCTGGTTGTTAGTTTTTCGGGGCTCGAGCTCG GGTTCGGGGGATCCTTAGGGTCCGGGGGCTTGGAGTTCGCGGTGGGGGTGGGGatggcgtcgttcgccgcggcggcggttctctggcgcgtcaccgccgacgacgcgcctccgcgttggTGGGACGCCAACGGACtcgtggacgccgtcgctTTCTTGTGCTCCGTGGCgtggatcgccgccgccgcgcgcgagctgacggagtgcctcgccgcgatcggggACGTTCTCGGCGTTACCCCGGCGTCGCTCTCGGTGACGGTGCTGGCGATCGGGAACtccctcggcgacctcgccgcggacgtggcgacggcgcggagcgggCAACCGACgatggccgtcgccgcgtgcttCAGCGGGCCGCTGTTCAACATGGCGGTCGGTTTGGGGGGGTCGttcgcgatcgcgacgtgggggcgcggcg GAGATCCGCTGCCGTTGGCGATGCACCCGACTGTCGCCGTCGGGTTTGTGTTTTTAatcgtcgggctcgtcgcgactGCATCGCTCGTGCCGATGCGCGGGTACGTCGTCACGCGGGGGCACGGGTACGGTCTTATCGCGCTGTACGTGACGTACATGGCGTGCGCCGTGGCCGTGGAGGTTTtgacggacggcggcggcggggggacgATGAGcgagtcggcgccggcgagatgGCGATGA
- a CDS encoding predicted protein, which translates to MSSYEELKRRVAALKQVDREETAARKAVAAQENAEVARAKAAMLAKEKENDERLHAAKKALHAATERSQAMRKQYESEVKKLQQKLDVTTGKLAASEEKASRDAVAAETRRRDALAEVNARWEADVAEREARRREETTELARLLEEARAKSSDRTSELLVRATQAEEAATAARAYSAALREELENLKASAANENAARDREREELIAAHDAKVLAVDAHHEKRVEKLREEHRATLAAVDERVRGTIGRMRDDNARLRSQLAASQEREGALSRVLSDQAARLLSEA; encoded by the coding sequence atGTCGAGCtacgaggagctcaagcggagggtcgccgcgctgaagcAGGTGGACCGCGAagagacggcggcgcgcaaggcggtcgccgcgcaggagaacgccgaggtggcgcgcgccaaggctgcaatgctcgccaaggagaaggagaacgaCGAGCGActgcacgcggcgaagaaagcgttgcacgccgccaccgagcGGTCGCAGGCGATGCGCAAGCAGTACGAATCGGAGGTCAAAAAGCTGCAGCAGAAGCTGGACGTGACGACCGGtaagctcgcggcgtcggaggagaaggcgtcgcgggacgcggtcgcggcggagacgcgcaggcgcgacgcgctcgccgaggtgaaCGCCCGATGGGaagcggacgtcgccgagcgcgaggcgcggcgacgcgaggagacgACGGAACTCGCGCGgctgctcgaggaggcgcgagcCAAGTCGTCGGACAGGACTTCGGAGCTGCTCGTGAGGGCGacgcaggcggaggaggcggcgaccgcggcgagggcgtacTCAGCGGCGCTCAGGGAAGAACTCGAAAACTTaaaggcgtcggcggcgaacgagaacgcggcgcgggaccgcgagcgcgaggagctcatcgccgcgcacgacgcgaaggtgctcgccgtggacgcgcacCACGAGAAGCGCGTGGAGAAGCTGCGGGaggagcaccgcgcgacgttagcggcggtggacgagagGGTTCGAGGGACCATCGGGCGGATGAGGGACGACAACGCTCGGCTGCGGTCGCAGCTCGCGGCTTCGCAGGAGCGGGAGGGCGCGCTGTCGAGGGTGCTCAGCGACCAGGCCGCCAGGCTCCTCAGCGAGGCGTGA
- a CDS encoding predicted protein — protein MSIARLGYKVCLVDADIGLRNLDLLLGLENRVMYTAMEVLEGECRMEQALIRDKRWRSLALLPISKNRQKYNVTKDSMSLLIDILKDMNFQYIFIDCPAGIDVGFINAIAGANEAVIVTTPEITAIRDADRVAGLLEANDIYDVKLIVNRVRADMIKKNDMMSVKDVQEMLGVPLLGAIPEDTEVIVSTNRGEPLVLKKKLTLAGIAYENAARRVVGKQDFLIDLEQPKKGLLQRTKEFFTGSD, from the coding sequence ATGTCCATCGCCAGGCTCGGCTACAAGGTctgcctcgtcgacgccgacatcGGCCTCCGCAACCTCGACCTCCTGCTCGGCCTGGAGAACCGAGTCATGTACACGGCGATGGAGGTGCTGGAGGGGGAGTGCCGCATGGAGCAGGCGCTCATCCGCGACAAGCGGTGGcgatcgctcgcgctcctcccaATCTCCAAGAATCGCCAGAAGTACAACGTCACCAAGGATTCGATGTCCCTCCTCATCGACATCCTCAAGGACATGAACTTCCAGTACATCTTCATCGACTGCCCCGCGGGCATCGACGTCGGCTTCAtcaacgccatcgccggcgccaacgAGGCCGTCATCGTCACCACGCCGGAGATCACCgccatccgcgacgccgatcgcgtcgctggGCTCCTCGAGGCTAACGACATCTACGACGTGAAGCTCATCGTCAACCGGGTCCGCGCGGACATGATCAAGAAGAACGACATGATGAGCGTGAAGGATGTTCAGGAGATGCTCGGCGTGCCGCTCCTGGGCGCCATTCCGGAGGACACGGAGGTGATCGTGTCGACGAACCGGGGCGAGCCGCTCGTGCTGAAGAAGAAGCTCACGCTCGCGGGGATCGCGTacgagaacgccgcgcggagaGTGGTGGGCAAGCAGGACTTCCTCATCGACCTGGAGCAGCCCAAGAAGGGACTGCTGCAGCGCACGAAGGAGTTCTTCACCGGCAGCgactga